The proteins below are encoded in one region of Lytechinus pictus isolate F3 Inbred chromosome 11, Lp3.0, whole genome shotgun sequence:
- the LOC135155972 gene encoding angiopoietin-1 receptor-like codes for MLEDLAITNYVASHSVEIECEEGRFGLDCLQQCHCAPETCEIQRGLCKGQCLDGWIEPYCQRISRYEVVRVNPYQPSIITCYVEGIPLPDASSVDLRRRIDTNTYNITGITKRSSSVSGSERAVVFDIERVYPPEDGDYVCGLIVDQFYPTSITNVTYVLPVISTAPSIVSTTSTTVSIQWNAWSAGKDIGDPPLIGYDVFVRKGGNWETDQRVGHSSTSATVSNLTPDTEYRFRVAAVREGEGGTGPWSPRIDAITLCTAPMSPPAGIQVTANNPKELEVTWEFISLESANCRSGVTHYIIYYALFGSSSTNSRIVSNDTRSYTITGLETYLDYIIQISASNKDEEGDKSRETTGKTQEEVAPAPINVAIPRSTESSFTVSWSTPLPPNVNGRIQMYNIRFKQSDQGDDDDYIMENVLTVAFEAEHTVTNLMYGVNYTVQVKTVNGAGSSKWSYPVIAKPILSGHHCNGAQVGTIIAGVSIPLIIIIIFLIILNVVTYRRARLRHPVTESPRNTAREQSPKYENPVFDASTCTCNNVDKHTYQDLDIDTRDYQNLTDPHIYQGLKKTSIDTSHQSVNQPEPEITYEYI; via the exons ATGCTTGAAGATCTAGCAATAACAAATTATGTTGCATCACATTCAGTGGAAATTG AATGTGAAGAAGGTAGGTTTGGCCTGGATTGTCTTCAGCAATGCCACTGTGCTCCAGAAACCTGTGAGATACAGAGAGGATTGTGCAAAGGACAGTGTCTTGATGGCTGGATAGAACCATACTGTCAAA GAATATCACGCTATGAAGTAGTAAGAGTAAATCCATACCAACCATCTATCATCACGTGTTATGTTGAGGGGATCCCACTTCCCGATGCCTCATCAGTTGATCTTCGTCGACGTATCGACACCAACACTTACAACATCACAGGAATCACCAAGCGATCAAGCTCTGTATCAGGGTCAGAACGGGCTGTTGTCTTTGATATTGAAAGAGTTTATCCACCAGAAGATGGGGACTATGTTTGTGGTCTCATTGTAGACCAGTTCTACCCAACAAGCATTACTAATGTAACTTATG TTCTTCCTGTCATAAGTACGGCACCATCTATTGTCAGCACCACTTCAACTACAGTATCTATACAATGGAATGCCTGGTCTGCAGGAAAAGACATAGGTGATCCTCCCCTTATAGGATATGATGTATTTGTAAGAAAAGGTGGCAACTGGGAAACGGATCAGAGAGTAGGTCACTCTAGCACTTCAGCTACTGTTAGTAACTTGACTCCTGACACAGAATACAGGTTTCGTGTTGCAGCCGTGAGGGAAGGAGAGGGTGGAACAGGTCCATGGTCTCCAAGGATTGATGCAATCACTCTTTGTACAG CACCAATGTCTCCCCCAGCTGGAATACAGGTGACAGCCAACAATCCTAAAGAACTAGAAGTGACATGGGAG TTCATCTCTTTGGAATCAGCAAATTGCAGAAGTGGTGTGACCCATTATATAATTTACTATGCTCTCTTTGGTTCATCGTCCACAAACTCTCGCATAGTTTCTAATGATACACGCTCCTATACGATAACAGGGTTAGAGACCTATCTGGACTATATCATTCAAATAAGTGCTTCAAATAAAGATGAGGAAGGTGACAAGAGCAGGGAGACAACTGGCAAAACACAGGAAGAAG TTGCACCAGCTCCTATCAACGTGGCCATACCAAGAAGTACCGAAAGTTCTTTCACTGTGTCGTGGTCCACTCCTCTCCCACCGAACGTAAATGGTCGTATTCAGATGTACAACATTCGCTTCAAGCAAAGTGATcaaggagatgatgatgattatatcaTGGAAAATGTGTTGACAGTTGCATTTGAAGCAGAACATACTGTGACGAATCTTATGTATGGTGTTAACTATACTGTTCAG GTCAAAACTGTAAATGGAGCTGGTTCTAGTAAGTGGTCGTACCCAGTCATAGCTAAGCCCATCCTTTCTGGTCATCACTGTAACGGGGCGCAAGTAGGCACTATAATTGCAGGTGTTTCAATACctctaatcatcatcatcatcttcctcatcATTCTCAATGTTGTTACCTATAGGAG GGCCAGGCTAAGACATCCAGTCACCGAATCGCCAAGAAATACTGCACGTGAGCAATCCCCAAAGTATGAGAACCCTGTATTTGATGCGTCCACGTGCACCTGCAATAATGTGGATAAACACACATACCAAGATCTCGATATCGACACCAGGGACTACCAGAACCTTACTGACCCCCATATATATCAAGGGCTTAAGAAAACCAGCATCGATACCTCGCATCAGAGTGTCAACCAACCAGAGCCGGAAATCACTTATGAATACATTTAG
- the LOC135155971 gene encoding uncharacterized protein LOC135155971 yields the protein MRTSLQGKPLEIIQGIGTDYQAAWEQLDIIYGDPRNLADAIISDITKFKNLMDGEDARFIEFTGLVRRSYNTLKQINKEEEMNNSHMLALIERKLTNEDRKIWLRLQRSPTLKGLMDWMSEELQTRIRATASIREGRSDNRTEQGASIHQVMNHDKGNDVVRKQDFKCWHCKSNDHWIDKCQMIIRMSQPERYDLMKANRACFSCLKRACKEHRMTTCRRRKRCDHCPSFHHPLLHSTIEKRESTVDVASIGSSETLLPILSVKVRGTKGVVIGNCLLDSGSQVTLIRTEIAKRLNLEGDPIQVVITKVGGDRETAGARFSTHGQVSHIFIHQPRTIGLDVINDNITGVNVREIARIFHLDKLYRSSGPIDLLIGADYAKLHLGDGKPRERGHLVAKQTPLGWVVFGGKQGQKGGNVLNVQVIRNPIDLQDFWTTESMGVACPDKEVDEQKFIIKACQKKGRQWLVPYPWQRNPKELPDNKVLVEKMLCATEKRLLKDAEHAKVYDNQIKEMVQMGFARKMTNEEMESYEGLVHYIPHHAVLRPEKKSTPIRIVFNSSSVYAGKCLNDFWMKGPDLLNNLFGVIQRFRERSVAVCADISKMYHMVLIPESDQHVHRFLWRDLQVNRKPDTFVMQVVTFGDKPTLAMAQTALRLTAEEGRAQSPEAADVLNRDTYMDDICTSTDTIEQAKTLTKDIDMILANGGFKVKGWTSNIQLKGPEVNETEKTMMESLAEEKVLGVFWNREKDKFSYRVKVDKFMDKRLTKRIILSQVARIFDPIGYTAPFVIRAKIGLHQLWENGYDWDAVLPDECQMEWKRFFQEMEELKEVTFERCLSPKEAVGKPLPCIFSDASMHAFGACAYLRWEMDDGGYMTRFVAAKSRVAPLKPLTVPHLELQAAVLASRLYKTILEELRIEIEDVILMTNSTIALSWIRGRPKNFKTFVATRVGEIQTSTDPSKWRHISGESNIADVLSRGLKASELLGSWQRGPDFLQKSTSDWPDEVKVREDLPDVEKERRYEKTVLNVSQSYHLIDYERFSNWRKLVRVAALVMKFVKKPKARRQNQEKETSIEITPTELDDGEKYIIRDVQNGMESRIKKGELKYLSPFIDDYGIIRVGGRIDKAITSFEQKHPALLPYGHHVSRLITRHVHETSHSGVAATMAKIRLKYWILHGHKLAKTVKYRCTRCRVFQHKTETQQMSDLPKERLAPSTPPFHFTSCDYFGPLTVKVGRNKTAKYYGVIFTCLNTRAVHLELAVDCSTMEFIQVLKRFFSIRGQPTMIMSDNGTQFIGAERELRKMTEGLSDNELKDFCAERGTTWKFVTPGAPHQNGSAESLVKSCKHALKRAIGNQVLSPFELYTCLVEVSNLVNQRPIGRLPTDPDDGSYISPNDMLLGRASGSVAQGPFLKTRNPRHRVELVQRIVDSFWQRWKRDVLPLLAPRRKWNIHRRNVCVGDVVMLADMNSVRSKWTIARVLEVYPGDDGKVRNVKVKTMNSEYRRPVTKLAVIYPVERYED from the exons ATGCGTACTAGCCTGCAAGGGAAACCACTGGAAATAATTCAAGGGATAGGAACCGACTATCAAGCAGCGTGGGAGCAACTTGATATCATATACGGTGATCCGAGGAATCTCGCCGATGCTATCATATCTGACATCACAAAGTTCAAGAACTTAATGGACGGTGAGGATGCAAGGTTCATCGAGTTTACCGGATTAGTTAGGAGGAGCTACAACACTCTGAAACAGATAAATAAGGAAGAGGAAATGAACAATTCTCATATGTTGGCGTTGATAGAACGGAAGCTTACAAATGAAGATCGTAAGATTTGGTTACGTCTGCAGAGGTCACCCACTTTAAAGGGCTTGATGGACTGGATGAGCGAGGAACTACAGACTCGCATTCGGGCGACTGCATCCATTCGAGAAGGAAGGTCAGATAACAGGACAGAGCAAGGTGCATCCATACACCAAGTTATGAACCATGACAAAGGCAATGATGTGGTTCGTAAGCAGGACTTTAAGTGTTGGCACTGTAAATCCAATGATCACTGGATTGATAAGTGCCAAATGATTATCAGGATGAGCCAACCAGAAAGGTACGACTTGATGAAGGCGAACAGAGCTTGCTTCAGCTGTCTGAAGCGGGCATGCAAGGAACACCGCATGACCACAtgtagaagaagaaagaggtgcGACCATTGCCCTTCATTTCATCATCCTTTGCTGCATTCAACAATCGAAAAAAGGGAGTCTACAGTGGACGTGGCAAGTATTGGATCAAGTGAGACTCTGTTACCAATACTGTCAGTCAAGGTTCGAGGTACGAAGGGAGTGGTCATTGGTAACTGTTTGTTGGACTCTGGGTCTCAAGTAACACTCATCAGGACGGAGATTGCAAAGAGGCTTAATCTAGAGGGTGATCCAATCCAAGTCGTGATCACGAAAGTTGGCGGAGATAGAGAGACtgctggggcccgtttctcaacacatggacaagttagtcatatctttatccaccaaccacgga CTATCGGACTAGATGTCATCAACGATAACATCACAGGTGTTAATGTTAGAGAGATAGCAAGAATTTTCCATCTTGACAAACTCTACAGAAGTTCTGGGCCAATTGATCTACTCATCGGTGCCGACTATGCAAAACTCCATCTTGGGGATGGAAAGCCAAGAGAGAGAGGACATCTAGTTGCTAAGCAAACGCCACTAGGCTGGGTGGTGTTTGGTGGTAAACAAGGCCAGAAGGGTGGAAACGTACTCAATGTACAAGTAATCAGGAATCCCATTGATCTGCAGGATTTTTGGACGACAGAGTCTATGGGAGTGGCCTGTCCAGATAAAGAGGTAGATGAACAGAAGTTTATCATCAAGGCTTGTCAGAAGAAAGGACGACAGTGGCTGGTTCCATATCCATGGCAGAGAAACCCAAAGGAACTGCCAGACAACAAAGTACTGGTGGAAAAAATGCTCTGTGCTACAGAGAAAAGGTTGCTGAAGGATGCCGAGCATGCCAAAGTCTAtgataatcaaatcaaagaaatgGTACAGATGGGTTTCGCAAGGAAAATGACAAATGAGGAAATGGAGTCGTATGAGGGCCTTGTGCATTATATTCCTCATCATGCAGTGTTGCGACCGGAAAAGAAGAGCACACCGATAAGAATTGTCTTCAATTCCTCTTCAGTGTATGCTGGCAAGTGTCTCAACGACTTCTGGATGAAAGGCCCTGACCTCTTAAATAACTTGTTTGGAGTCATCCAACGTTTCCGGGAGAGGTCAGTAGCAGTTTGTGCAGATATCTCAAAAATGTACCACATGGTGCTGATACCCGAGTCTGATCAGCACGTACACAGGTTTTTATGGAGAGATTTGCAAGTGAACAGAAAGCCTGATACGTTTGTGATGCAAGTCGTGACGTTTGGAGATAAGCCGACTCTAGCAATGGCGCAGACAGCACTGAGACTCACCGCAGAAGAGGGGCGTGCTCAGTCTCCAGAGGCTGCAGATGTATTGAATAGAGATACATACATGGATGACATCTGCACATCTACAGATACGATAGAGCAAGCTAAAACCTTAACCAAGGACATTGACATGATTCTTGCTAATGGTGGGTTTAAGGTGAAAGGCTGGACTTCCAACATACAGCTAAAAGGTCCAGAGGTAAACGAAACGGAGAAAACTATGATGGAAAGTCTAGCAGAGGAAAAGGTGCTAGGAGTCTTCTGGAATAGAGAGAAGGATAAGTTCTCTTACAGAGTGAAAGTTGACAAGTTCATGGATAAGAGACTAACCAAGAGAATCATCCTCAGTCAGGTTGCCCGAATCTTCGATCCGATTGGCTATACAGCACCGTTTGTCATCCGGGCTAAAATTGGGCTACATCAGCTATGGGAAAATGGCTATGACTGGGATGCAGTTCTTCCAGATGAATGTCAAATGGAATGGAAAAGATTCTTTCAAGAAATGGAAGAGCTCAAGGAGGTAACATTTGAAAGATGTCTGAGTCCGAAGGAGGCAGTGGGTAAGCCGCTGCCCTGTATCTTCAGTGATGCTTCGATGCATGCCTTTGGAGCGTGTGCATACCTGAGGTGGGAGATGGATGATGGAGGCTACATGACTAGATTTGTGGCAGCAAAATCACGAGTGGCACCACTCAAGCCACTAACTGTTCCCCACCTTGAGCTTCAGGCTGCAGTTCTTGCGAGTAGGTTATATAAGACGATATTGGAGGAGCTGAGGATTGAAATTGAGGATGTCATTTTAATGACAAACAGTACGATCGCCCTCTCGTGGATTAGAGGTAGGCCGAAAAACTTCAAGACGTTTGTTGCAACAAGAGTGGGAGAAATCCAGACCAGTACAGACCCCAGCAAATGGAGACACATCTCTGGAGAAAGCAACATAGCAGATGTGTTATCAAGAGGACTGAAGGCAAGTGAGCTGTTGGGGTCTTGGCAACGGGGTCCAGACTTTCTTCAAAAGTCAACATCTGATTGGCCTGACGAAGTCAAGGTTCGTGAGGACCTTCCTGATGTTGAGAAGGAGAGGCGTTACGAGAAGACAGTTCTAAATGTGTCCCAGAGTTATCATCTGATTGATTACGAGAGGTTCTCTAACTGGAGGAAACTGGTCAGAGTAGCAGCATTGGTGATGAAGTTTGTAAAGAAACCCAAGGCCAGACGGCAGAATCAGGAAAAAGAGACCAGTATAGAGATTACGCCCACAGAACTAGATGACGGAGAAAAGTACATCATCAGAGATGTACAAAATGGCATGGAGTCTCGGATCAAGAAAGGAGAGCTGAAGTATTTGAGTCCATTCATTGATGACTACGGTATCATACGGGTTGGAGGCAGGATAGATAAAGCGATTACGTCATTCGAGCAGAAGCATCCTGCCCTGCTTCCATATGGACATCATGTGTCAAGACTGATTACTCGTCATGTACATGAGACGAGTCACAGTGGAGTAGCTGCAACCATGGCAAAGATAAGACTGAAATACTGGATTCTTCATGGTCACAAACTTGCCAAGACAGTTAAGTATAGATGTACCAGGTGCAGAGTGTTTCAGCACAAGACAGAGACCCAACAGATGTCAGACCTACCAAAAGAGAGATTGGCCCCAAGTACACCACCATTCCACTTTACTTCATGCGACTATTTCGGGCCGCTAACGGTGAAAGTGGGACGTAACAAGACAGCAAAATATTATGGTGTGATATTCACCTGCTTGAACACTCGCGCTGTTCATCTGGAACTGGCAGTGGATTGTAGTACGATGGAATTCATACAGGTGCTAAAACGTTTCTTCTCTATCAGAGGACAACCGACGATGATCATGAGCGACAATGGTACCCAGTTCATAGGTGCAGAACGAGAACTAAGGAAGATGACGGAAGGACTGTCTGACAACGAGCTGAAGGACTTTTGTGCAGAGAGAGGCACTACATGGAAGTTTGTAACTCCAGGGGCACCACATCAAAACGGGAGCGCCGAATCTTTGGTCAAGAGTTGCAAGCATGCATTGAAAAGGGCGATAGGTAATCAAGTGTTGTCGCCTTTTGAACTGTATACATGCTTAGTGGAGGTATCGAATCTTGTCAACCAAAGACCTATCGGCCGACTTCCAACTGATCCAGACGATGGCAGCTATATCTCACCGAACGACATGCTTCTAGGACGAGCTTCGGGGAGCGTAGCGCAAGGCCCATTCTTGAAGACGCGAAATCCAAGACACAGAGTGGAACTGGTTCAACGCATCGTAGATTCTTTCTGGCAACGGTGGAAAAGGGATGTCTTGCCACTGTTAGCTCCAAGAAGGAAGTGGAACATTCATCGACGCAATGTCTGCGTTGGGGATGTAGTAATGCTCGCCGACATGAACTCTGTACGCAGCAAGTGGACAATCGCTCGCGTGCTTGAAGTATACCCAGGTGACGATGGTAAAGTGCGGAATGTGAAAGTAAAGACTATGAACTCTGAATATCGTCGCCCAGTAACCAAGTTAGCAGTAATCTACCCTGTTGAGCGATACGAAGATTAG